One window from the genome of Erwinia sorbitola encodes:
- a CDS encoding LacI family DNA-binding transcriptional regulator codes for MASENKSWVTAADVARLAGVSRSAVSRTFTPGASVSEPTRKKVMAAASELGYQVNIIARTMITGNSNFVGIITAGFDNPFRSKLLAPLVHHLALQGFIPLLMNADDPQQLAPSLRQLLSYHVTGVILTSGAPPLSLAEEYLSKKIPVTLINRHADLPGADRICSDNAQGAGLVSALFSQQGLHRLAFIGEDAANFSTSQRWQAFHQCQPQAVALFCPNGGYQAGWDAAEKLLADYPDRQGLFCATDMLAMGALDYLRQHPAFSAIKVVGFDDIPQASFAAYQLTTIQQDTDQLALLAVHSLLERLKNFSQPSQQKTVPVQLIRRHSA; via the coding sequence ATGGCGTCTGAAAATAAGAGTTGGGTTACTGCGGCTGACGTTGCCCGCCTTGCCGGTGTTTCACGGTCTGCCGTCTCCCGCACCTTTACCCCTGGCGCTTCCGTTTCCGAGCCAACGCGCAAGAAAGTCATGGCTGCCGCCAGTGAGCTGGGCTATCAGGTTAATATCATTGCCCGCACGATGATCACCGGAAACAGTAATTTTGTCGGTATCATTACCGCCGGTTTTGATAATCCGTTTCGCAGTAAACTGCTTGCCCCGCTGGTTCATCATCTGGCGCTACAGGGGTTTATTCCCCTGCTGATGAATGCCGACGATCCGCAGCAGTTAGCCCCTTCTCTGCGCCAGTTGCTCAGTTATCACGTTACCGGGGTGATCCTCACCTCCGGCGCGCCGCCTCTGTCGCTGGCCGAAGAGTATCTGTCGAAGAAAATCCCGGTCACCCTGATCAACCGCCATGCGGATCTGCCCGGTGCCGATCGTATATGCAGCGATAATGCCCAGGGTGCCGGGCTGGTTTCCGCACTGTTCAGCCAGCAGGGGCTGCATCGGCTGGCTTTTATTGGCGAAGATGCCGCAAACTTCAGTACATCCCAGCGCTGGCAGGCCTTCCATCAGTGCCAGCCGCAGGCGGTTGCACTATTCTGCCCGAACGGAGGCTATCAGGCTGGATGGGATGCCGCAGAAAAGCTGCTGGCTGACTACCCCGATCGCCAGGGACTGTTCTGCGCGACTGATATGCTGGCGATGGGCGCACTGGATTATCTACGTCAGCATCCGGCTTTTTCAGCCATCAAAGTTGTCGGTTTTGATGATATTCCTCAGGCATCATTCGCCGCCTATCAGCTCACCACAATCCAGCAAGATACCGACCAACTTGCCCTACTTGCCGTTCATTCGCTGCTGGAACGCCTCAAGAACTTTTCTCAACCCTCCCAACAAAAAACCGTCCCTGTACAGCTGATCCGCCGTCATTCCGCCTGA
- a CDS encoding inositol monophosphatase family protein, translated as MEHLSPQDIEQRYQFACEVAMAAADCAFGFYQQRNQLEVEHKGQDLQDVVSIADRTVEALARSMITGRFPDDDFLGEETGGGDENARCTWVVDPIDGTSCFLNGLHNWCVSIGILVAGEPTIGVVYDPNHRELFRACKGKGAWVNDAPMRVHSGTTVADGVMGVGTSHRVTPEIFVPFISALLHEGGMFIRSGSGALMTAWVAAGRLIGYYEPHMNAWDSLPGLVLVREAGGISNDFLANHGLLRGNPLLLANETLYRQLSGMIAHPLA; from the coding sequence ATGGAACACCTCTCGCCGCAGGATATTGAACAGCGCTATCAGTTCGCCTGTGAAGTGGCGATGGCCGCCGCAGATTGTGCCTTTGGATTTTACCAGCAGCGAAACCAGCTGGAGGTCGAACACAAAGGCCAGGATTTGCAGGATGTGGTCAGCATCGCAGACCGGACGGTGGAAGCATTAGCCCGCAGCATGATTACAGGACGGTTTCCCGACGACGACTTTCTCGGCGAGGAGACGGGCGGCGGCGATGAAAATGCACGCTGCACCTGGGTGGTTGATCCGATTGACGGCACCAGCTGCTTTCTTAACGGGCTGCACAACTGGTGCGTTTCCATCGGCATCCTGGTAGCCGGGGAACCGACCATCGGCGTGGTATACGATCCAAATCACCGTGAGCTTTTTCGTGCCTGCAAAGGTAAAGGGGCCTGGGTCAATGATGCACCAATGCGCGTCCACAGCGGCACTACGGTAGCGGATGGCGTAATGGGCGTCGGTACCTCGCACCGCGTAACACCTGAGATATTCGTCCCCTTTATCAGCGCGCTGCTGCATGAAGGCGGCATGTTTATCCGCAGCGGATCCGGAGCGCTGATGACCGCCTGGGTGGCTGCGGGCCGTCTGATTGGCTATTACGAGCCGCATATGAATGCCTGGGATAGTCTGCCCGGTCTGGTGCTGGTGCGCGAAGCGGGCGGTATCAGCAATGATTTCTTAGCCAATCACGGCCTGCTGCGCGGTAACCCGCTGCTGCTGGCCAATGAGACCCTCTATCGCCAGTTGAGCGGAATGATCGCCCACCCGCTGGCCTGA